The Hydrogenobacter thermophilus TK-6 genome window below encodes:
- the rnr gene encoding ribonuclease R: MAQEHITEEDVLELLKKSKKPLHFEQIVKELELDKEGKKKLKKVLKTLKRSNKLTVERGRYKLAEEEIVVGTVIPYPAGFGFLQIGEGKKDIYIPPFEMVKVFGGDVVKARVVEFKGKKEVRILQVIKRGKREIICKIVKGKTCYAIPLYDNPHQKIQLSQESCKDLKKDTVVVVGIKEYPRAKAPARGYIKEVIGHPKERVLTIELLIRKYDLPLSYPEEVIKEAQKFRLHIKKELKNRKDLRDQICFTIDPERARDFDDAVAIQMTPEGHYRLWVHIADVSYFVKEGSHIDEEAFKRGFTFYLPDRALHMLPEKLSSDLCSLKPNEDRLTFTCEMVFDQKGNLLNYDIYESVIRSKARLTYDEALRLIVGDPALEEKYPHLVEPLRLMENLYRILSKKRWEKGSIDFDLPESEVIVDEFGQPVAVVPYERHIAHRIIEHFMISANETVAMHLEHLGYPCLYRVHEKPDPEKVENLIEILAGLGYKVKRVSLEPKFFQKIIEDFEGRPEENLVRFLTLRSMKRAYYSPHNVGHFGLASEHYAHFTSPIRRYTDIIVHRILKKAIKGEDVPYEQMVSYLEMAGQYLSERERLADNVEREAIELLKARLMKGHIGEAFAGIITGVVPFGFFVEIQDYLVEGLVSINTLVDDQYIYDEPAHRLVGVRTGKVFRLGDVVKVKVVGVDEERGRIELELVKEEG; the protein is encoded by the coding sequence ATGGCGCAAGAGCATATAACAGAGGAGGATGTTCTTGAGCTACTAAAAAAATCCAAAAAACCGCTACATTTTGAGCAGATAGTTAAGGAGCTTGAACTTGACAAAGAGGGAAAGAAAAAACTTAAAAAGGTCTTAAAGACTCTAAAGAGGTCCAACAAGCTTACGGTAGAAAGGGGCAGGTACAAGCTTGCGGAGGAGGAGATAGTCGTTGGGACGGTGATCCCATACCCTGCTGGCTTTGGATTTCTCCAAATAGGTGAGGGCAAAAAAGACATATACATTCCACCCTTTGAGATGGTAAAGGTTTTTGGTGGGGATGTGGTAAAAGCAAGGGTGGTGGAGTTTAAGGGAAAGAAGGAGGTCCGAATACTTCAAGTTATCAAGAGAGGCAAAAGAGAGATAATATGTAAGATAGTAAAAGGTAAGACTTGCTACGCTATACCTCTTTACGATAACCCACACCAGAAGATACAGCTCAGCCAAGAGAGTTGCAAAGATCTCAAAAAAGACACTGTTGTAGTGGTGGGTATAAAGGAGTATCCAAGGGCAAAAGCTCCAGCCAGAGGATACATAAAAGAAGTTATAGGGCATCCCAAGGAGAGGGTTTTAACGATAGAGCTGCTCATAAGAAAGTACGACCTTCCGCTATCGTATCCTGAAGAGGTGATAAAAGAGGCTCAGAAATTCAGGCTCCATATAAAGAAAGAGCTTAAAAATAGGAAGGACCTGAGGGACCAAATATGCTTTACCATAGACCCCGAGAGAGCAAGGGACTTTGACGATGCTGTAGCTATACAGATGACGCCAGAAGGGCATTACAGACTTTGGGTTCACATAGCGGATGTATCTTACTTTGTAAAGGAAGGCTCACACATAGATGAGGAAGCCTTTAAGAGAGGTTTTACCTTTTACCTTCCTGACAGAGCTTTGCACATGCTTCCCGAAAAGCTCTCTTCGGACCTTTGCAGTTTAAAACCCAACGAGGATAGGCTCACCTTTACATGTGAGATGGTCTTTGACCAAAAGGGAAACCTTTTAAACTACGACATTTACGAAAGCGTAATAAGGAGTAAGGCAAGGCTTACCTATGACGAGGCTCTAAGGCTCATAGTGGGCGATCCGGCGCTGGAGGAAAAGTATCCGCACCTGGTGGAGCCTCTCAGACTCATGGAAAACCTTTACCGTATACTCTCCAAAAAACGTTGGGAGAAGGGGAGCATAGACTTTGACCTTCCAGAATCAGAGGTCATAGTGGACGAGTTTGGACAGCCTGTGGCTGTGGTTCCCTACGAGAGGCACATAGCTCACAGGATAATAGAGCATTTTATGATATCCGCCAATGAGACAGTAGCCATGCATTTGGAGCATCTTGGCTACCCATGTCTTTACAGGGTGCACGAAAAACCCGACCCAGAAAAGGTAGAAAACCTTATAGAAATCCTTGCCGGTCTTGGATACAAAGTAAAAAGAGTCTCTCTTGAGCCTAAGTTTTTTCAAAAGATCATAGAAGATTTTGAAGGAAGACCCGAGGAGAACTTGGTGAGGTTTCTTACACTAAGAAGTATGAAAAGAGCCTACTACTCGCCTCACAATGTGGGGCATTTTGGCTTGGCATCTGAGCATTACGCTCACTTTACATCACCCATAAGGCGATACACAGACATCATAGTCCACAGAATTCTCAAGAAGGCTATAAAGGGAGAAGATGTGCCTTATGAACAGATGGTATCTTACCTTGAGATGGCGGGACAGTACCTCTCTGAGCGGGAGAGATTGGCAGATAATGTGGAGAGAGAAGCTATAGAACTTCTCAAGGCAAGACTTATGAAGGGGCACATAGGCGAGGCTTTTGCGGGTATAATAACAGGAGTGGTTCCCTTTGGGTTTTTTGTGGAAATTCAGGACTACTTAGTGGAGGGGCTTGTGAGTATAAACACGCTTGTTGATGACCAGTACATATACGATGAACCAGCTCACAGACTTGTAGGCGTAAGAACCGGGAAAGTTTTCAGATTGGGTGATGTGGTGAAGGTGAAGGTGGT